A region from the Paludicola sp. MB14-C6 genome encodes:
- a CDS encoding ATP-dependent RecD-like DNA helicase — protein MNREYVELCGSVENIVFSNEETGFTVLDLNIGEELICVVGQMLGVDVGEELKLTGYYDTHKTYGMQFKVQLYERRLPATANAIAKYLSSGVVKGIGPVTARRIVDKFGTDTFKIIEEDPNKLTEVTGITKVKADKMAEEFKQVFGIRALMSFLSAHKINAMQSVAIYKKWGVLALDLIKQNPYVLVAFEFNIDFSLVDEIAQSVSISTDSPLRISAGMEYVLSYNTQNGHTCLPKEKLIHATKSLLGLSSDQIIDVLDTMLEEKSLYSYQANKELIFLPMFYLAQSFIVSRLQLMLQLYSNQVVDVENTIQLIEQEKGISYETLQKRAIEQAVKNDVFILTGGPGTGKTTTLNGIINVLEQQGKKVAIAAPTGRAAKRISEVTEREAKTIHRLLEVSVGYAKSGKLEFVHNEQNPLDCDVVIIDEMSMVDTMLFDALLRGMKPTCKLVLVGDFHQLPSVGAGNILRDLIESDTIPMVELTHIFRQAAQSLIVTNAHAIVSGKMPDLSRKDNDCFFMPETDSAKAAKTILDLCSYRLPNTYNLSPFDEIQVLCPQRKGELGVVELNKKLQQRLNPPKPELSEFKSGLYTFRVGDKVMQIKNNYDIEWKKENEVGMGIFNGDIGIIRMIDKGSGTLAVDFDMRLAFYSFEMAVELELAYAVTVHKSQGSEFEAIIVPIMGGYDKLYFRNLLYTAVTRAKRILILIGNKNRIAYMVENNLRMLRYTGLKAMLQNAVFDTK, from the coding sequence ATGAATAGAGAGTATGTTGAGCTTTGTGGGAGCGTGGAGAACATTGTTTTCTCTAATGAAGAAACAGGCTTTACTGTGCTGGACTTAAATATAGGAGAAGAACTCATTTGCGTTGTTGGGCAAATGCTTGGTGTTGATGTTGGTGAAGAGCTGAAATTGACGGGTTACTATGATACCCATAAAACCTATGGAATGCAGTTTAAGGTTCAATTATACGAACGAAGATTGCCCGCAACAGCAAATGCAATAGCAAAATATCTTTCTTCCGGAGTGGTAAAAGGTATTGGGCCGGTCACTGCTAGAAGAATTGTGGACAAGTTCGGAACAGATACCTTTAAAATTATTGAGGAAGATCCTAATAAGCTTACCGAAGTAACTGGTATAACAAAGGTTAAAGCCGATAAAATGGCTGAAGAATTTAAACAAGTGTTTGGTATTCGTGCGTTGATGTCATTCTTGTCAGCTCATAAAATTAATGCAATGCAAAGTGTTGCAATCTATAAAAAATGGGGCGTGTTAGCTCTTGATTTAATAAAGCAAAACCCATATGTTTTGGTTGCATTTGAATTTAATATTGACTTTTCTTTGGTTGATGAAATTGCGCAAAGTGTTTCCATTTCAACGGATAGCCCATTACGTATTTCAGCAGGTATGGAATACGTATTATCTTATAATACACAAAACGGCCATACTTGCTTACCAAAGGAAAAGCTAATTCATGCAACTAAAAGCTTGTTAGGGTTATCTTCTGATCAAATTATCGATGTATTAGATACCATGTTGGAAGAAAAGTCGCTTTATTCTTATCAAGCAAATAAAGAGTTGATTTTTTTGCCTATGTTTTATCTTGCACAAAGCTTTATTGTGTCAAGACTACAGCTTATGCTCCAATTATATTCTAATCAAGTTGTAGATGTTGAAAATACCATTCAGTTAATTGAGCAAGAAAAAGGTATTTCATATGAAACGCTGCAAAAGCGAGCAATTGAACAAGCCGTTAAAAATGATGTATTTATTTTAACGGGTGGACCGGGTACCGGTAAAACAACAACTTTAAACGGTATTATTAATGTGTTGGAACAACAAGGTAAGAAGGTTGCAATCGCAGCACCAACCGGTCGTGCAGCAAAACGTATTTCAGAAGTAACAGAACGTGAAGCAAAAACGATTCACCGATTACTAGAAGTTTCTGTTGGTTATGCAAAAAGTGGTAAGCTTGAATTTGTTCATAACGAGCAAAACCCACTTGATTGCGATGTTGTGATTATAGATGAAATGTCAATGGTCGATACAATGCTATTTGATGCATTACTACGTGGAATGAAACCAACCTGCAAGTTGGTTTTAGTTGGTGACTTTCATCAGCTTCCATCTGTTGGTGCTGGAAATATTCTTAGGGATTTAATTGAAAGTGATACGATACCAATGGTTGAATTGACGCATATTTTTCGTCAAGCAGCTCAAAGTTTAATCGTAACGAATGCCCATGCAATCGTAAGTGGGAAAATGCCTGATTTATCAAGAAAAGATAATGATTGCTTTTTTATGCCTGAAACAGATTCCGCAAAAGCTGCTAAAACGATTTTAGATTTATGTTCTTATCGTTTACCAAATACATACAACCTATCTCCGTTTGATGAAATTCAAGTGTTATGTCCACAACGTAAAGGTGAACTTGGGGTTGTAGAGCTTAATAAAAAGTTACAGCAACGGTTGAATCCCCCTAAACCGGAACTATCGGAGTTTAAAAGTGGGTTATATACCTTTCGGGTTGGAGATAAGGTAATGCAAATTAAGAATAATTATGATATCGAGTGGAAAAAAGAAAATGAAGTTGGAATGGGTATTTTCAATGGAGATATTGGTATTATTCGAATGATTGATAAAGGCTCCGGAACATTAGCTGTGGATTTTGATATGCGTTTAGCTTTCTATTCCTTTGAAATGGCAGTTGAACTTGAGTTGGCATATGCCGTTACCGTTCATAAGAGTCAAGGTAGCGAGTTCGAAGCAATTATTGTGCCAATTATGGGTGGATATGATAAATTATATTTTAGAAATCTTCTTTATACCGCAGTTACTAGAGCAAAACGTATTTTGATATTAATTGGTAATAAAAATCGAATTGCTTATATGGTTGAAAATAATTTACGTATGTTACGTTATACAGGCTTAAAGGCAATGCTTCAAAATGCGGTTTTTGATACAAAATAG
- a CDS encoding ComF family protein, with protein sequence MQILLDKVIHVFLPNQCMFCHAPVEYDKTVCEICAENAPVTHQGICLACGKKNCTCQGTFFTELICPFYYELGVDIAIQDMKFKHNRFNARKLAIYMSQSLQSKDYCNEIDLILPAPMYHSDKVKRGYNQAALLAKWISKYTKIPYDENILVKVRKTKKQHDINFIERQKNLNNAFAVEDEKQVAGKTILLCDDVYTTGATLNSCSKILIENKAKKVYLLTASKTRIDSEVL encoded by the coding sequence TTGCAAATTTTGCTGGATAAAGTTATTCATGTTTTTCTTCCAAACCAGTGTATGTTTTGTCATGCTCCTGTAGAATATGATAAAACAGTTTGTGAGATTTGCGCTGAAAATGCACCAGTTACACACCAAGGCATTTGCCTTGCTTGCGGTAAGAAAAATTGCACATGCCAAGGAACTTTTTTTACTGAGCTGATCTGCCCATTTTATTATGAATTGGGTGTTGATATTGCAATTCAAGATATGAAATTCAAACATAACAGATTCAATGCACGCAAACTTGCAATTTATATGTCACAATCGTTACAATCAAAAGATTATTGCAATGAAATTGACCTTATTTTACCTGCTCCAATGTATCATAGTGATAAAGTAAAACGTGGTTATAATCAAGCTGCTTTATTGGCAAAATGGATTAGTAAATATACAAAAATACCGTATGATGAAAACATATTAGTAAAGGTTAGAAAAACCAAAAAGCAACATGATATCAATTTTATTGAAAGACAAAAGAATCTGAATAATGCATTTGCAGTTGAAGACGAAAAACAAGTTGCAGGTAAAACAATTTTGTTGTGTGATGATGTTTATACGACAGGTGCTACTTTGAATAGCTGCAGTAAAATTTTGATAGAAAACAAAGCAAAAAAAGTATATTTATTAACCGCTAGTAAGACACGAATTGACAGCGAAGTATTGTAA
- a CDS encoding rod shape-determining protein, which produces MGALDIGIDLGTTKIIIYKEPEGEILREPAVVAINTTDDTVIAVGQEALRMLGRTPGHIRAEFPLNDGVISDHMLTEVMIKEFLKRACNNFLVKHRVIICVPSAITDVEKRALVEVVINSGGRKVYLIEEPIAAAIGAGIDISKPKGTLIVDIGGGTTDVAVISLSGIVASKSFKYAGNKIDEDIIKYFTMKYKLAIGKKMACQVKQDIGNVFNPSEDIKTEVRGRNLLTVYPQKIEVSQRDIYECLIPFGEAIVESIRFVLEKTPPELVSDIYEYGITLTGGGALLGGLAELIEQKIHVKTRIADNPIECVSIGTGKAFNFIDVLQTGFSTETNTRF; this is translated from the coding sequence ATGGGAGCCTTAGATATTGGAATCGACTTAGGCACAACAAAAATAATTATCTATAAAGAGCCGGAAGGTGAAATTCTAAGAGAGCCGGCTGTTGTAGCAATTAACACAACTGATGATACTGTTATCGCTGTTGGTCAAGAAGCATTGCGTATGTTAGGTAGAACGCCGGGACATATACGAGCTGAATTTCCGTTGAATGACGGTGTTATTTCAGATCATATGTTAACAGAAGTAATGATAAAAGAGTTTTTGAAAAGAGCATGTAATAACTTTTTAGTAAAGCATCGTGTTATCATATGTGTACCATCTGCAATTACTGATGTTGAGAAACGTGCATTGGTTGAAGTAGTCATCAACTCCGGCGGTAGAAAAGTATATCTAATAGAAGAGCCGATTGCTGCTGCTATTGGTGCAGGAATTGATATATCAAAACCCAAAGGAACGCTGATTGTTGATATTGGCGGTGGTACTACAGATGTAGCTGTAATATCTTTATCGGGAATTGTAGCTTCTAAATCTTTTAAATATGCAGGTAACAAAATAGATGAAGACATTATTAAGTACTTTACTATGAAATATAAGTTAGCTATTGGCAAGAAGATGGCTTGCCAAGTAAAGCAAGATATAGGTAATGTATTTAATCCATCAGAAGACATCAAAACAGAAGTAAGAGGTCGTAATTTGCTTACAGTATATCCGCAAAAAATTGAAGTAAGCCAAAGAGATATCTATGAATGTTTAATTCCATTTGGTGAGGCAATTGTTGAATCCATTCGCTTTGTTTTAGAAAAAACGCCACCTGAATTGGTAAGTGATATTTATGAATATGGTATTACCTTAACTGGCGGAGGAGCGTTATTAGGTGGACTAGCTGAACTGATTGAGCAAAAGATTCATGTAAAAACTCGAATTGCAGACAACCCGATTGAATGTGTTTCAATTGGAACAGGAAAAGCATTTAATTTTATTGATGTATTGCAAACGGGCTTTTCAACTGAGACAAATACTAGATTTTAA